Proteins encoded together in one Halothermothrix orenii H 168 window:
- a CDS encoding GNAT family N-acetyltransferase — protein MNLKDLKLISDYKNNDILRKSFNDLAKRVFGISFENWYQQGLWGDNYICYSFLNEDKIVSNVSITKMRLLMGETERRLIQLGTVMTDSTYRGKGLAKDLMKHVLKEYEKDYDAIFLFANKNVLDFYPSFGFERREQVQFFTRDVYPGEAGYNFRRLDMGNLEDIKILKEITKSRVPTANDFFIANNEDILYWYCLEIFNNNIYYCEDEGLIVIASVKGGMLHIYDVISRLKIDYKRILASFQNSKTIETIFHFTPDSNGLELESRTYDQVEEDDYLFVKGNFSLDNYAFPITAHA, from the coding sequence ATGAATTTAAAGGATTTAAAATTGATCTCTGATTATAAAAATAATGATATTTTAAGAAAAAGTTTCAATGATCTGGCCAAAAGGGTATTTGGGATTAGTTTTGAAAATTGGTACCAGCAAGGTCTCTGGGGAGATAATTATATCTGTTATTCTTTCCTTAATGAGGACAAGATTGTCTCTAATGTTTCTATAACAAAAATGAGATTACTGATGGGAGAAACAGAAAGAAGATTAATTCAGTTAGGGACGGTTATGACGGATAGTACCTATCGGGGCAAGGGGTTGGCAAAAGATTTAATGAAACATGTTCTGAAAGAATACGAAAAAGATTATGATGCCATTTTTCTCTTTGCTAACAAAAATGTCCTTGACTTTTATCCCTCTTTTGGTTTTGAAAGGAGAGAGCAGGTTCAGTTTTTTACCAGGGATGTTTACCCCGGGGAAGCAGGTTATAATTTTAGAAGACTGGATATGGGAAATCTAGAGGACATCAAAATATTAAAGGAGATTACCAAATCAAGGGTACCTACTGCAAATGATTTCTTTATAGCAAATAATGAAGATATTCTTTACTGGTATTGCCTGGAGATATTTAATAATAACATCTATTACTGTGAAGATGAAGGCCTAATTGTCATTGCTTCAGTTAAAGGAGGCATGCTGCATATCTATGATGTTATCTCCCGGCTTAAGATTGATTATAAAAGAATACTGGCCAGCTTTCAAAATTCAAAAACAATAGAAACAATCTTTCATTTTACTCCGGATAGTAATGGACTTGAATTAGAGAGCAGAACTTATGACCAGGTTGAAGAGGATGACTACCTGTTTGTTAAAGGTAACTTTAGTCTAGATAATTATGCATTTCCAATAACTGCTCATGCTTAA
- a CDS encoding alpha/beta fold hydrolase — MKKSINKRKVVMSMTVIVIALIGLMFIMPAGTEPILDANGEVIPGSIATMEKIELGGVEQWVVIRGKSVNNPILLLLSGGPGASEMGRFLKYNKDLEDDFIVVNWEQRGCGKSYPAIKDKESMTVEQYVADINELTGYLKKRFNKEKIYLLGHSWGTIIGTMAVQKFPDQFYAYIGAAQMVNIAKTDQYMYRYVLNAARKAGDDKLVSKLMASGEPPYYGEGMLNKYRLFLTSYAGYYRAENPFNEKNREWYTLSSMIMLKEYSWLDRIRYFQGLLKTYPLVYSQLQDINFVTQANRLEIPVYYLIGKHDYTAKFIEEYYQNLQAPSKELIWFEHSAHGEIWTEPDKFHDIMVNKVLPETYFN, encoded by the coding sequence ATGAAAAAATCAATTAATAAAAGAAAGGTAGTTATGTCTATGACTGTTATCGTTATTGCTTTAATAGGATTGATGTTTATTATGCCAGCAGGTACTGAACCAATTCTGGATGCCAATGGAGAGGTTATTCCTGGAAGTATTGCAACAATGGAGAAAATTGAGCTGGGTGGAGTGGAACAGTGGGTAGTTATTAGGGGTAAAAGTGTTAATAATCCAATTTTATTACTTCTTTCCGGTGGGCCAGGAGCCAGTGAAATGGGAAGGTTTTTAAAGTATAATAAGGATTTAGAAGATGACTTTATAGTGGTCAACTGGGAGCAAAGAGGGTGTGGAAAATCCTATCCTGCAATAAAAGATAAAGAGTCTATGACTGTTGAACAATATGTTGCAGATATTAATGAATTGACCGGGTATCTTAAAAAGAGGTTTAATAAAGAGAAAATATATTTATTAGGTCATTCCTGGGGAACAATCATTGGTACAATGGCTGTTCAGAAATTCCCTGACCAATTCTATGCTTATATTGGTGCTGCCCAGATGGTAAATATCGCAAAAACAGACCAATATATGTACCGCTATGTTCTAAATGCAGCCCGGAAGGCCGGTGATGATAAATTAGTTAGTAAATTAATGGCATCAGGTGAACCCCCTTATTATGGAGAGGGGATGCTAAATAAATATAGACTTTTTCTGACCAGTTATGCCGGTTATTATAGGGCTGAAAATCCCTTTAATGAAAAGAATAGGGAGTGGTATACCCTGAGTAGTATGATAATGCTCAAGGAATATTCCTGGCTGGACAGGATAAGGTATTTTCAGGGTTTACTCAAGACATATCCTCTAGTGTATTCCCAGTTACAGGATATAAATTTTGTTACACAGGCAAATAGACTTGAAATTCCAGTCTACTATCTGATAGGAAAGCATGATTATACTGCCAAATTTATCGAAGAGTATTATCAAAACCTGCAGGCTCCCAGTAAAGAATTAATCTGGTTTGAGCATTCAGCCCATGGGGAAATATGGACCGAACCAGACAAATTTCATGACATTATGGTAAATAAAGTATTACCAGAAACCTATTTCAATTAA
- a CDS encoding glycoside hydrolase family 43 protein, whose product MKDTYTNPVGGITGIGDPYVLKHESRYYLYATSAINRGFKVWESPNLVDWELKGLALDSYYEKNGWGTEDFWAPEVIFYNNKFYMTYSARDNDGHLKIALASSKSPLGPFKNIKAPLFDRGLSFIDAHIFIDQDGTPYIYYVKDCSENIINGIHISQIYVQEMSQDLLELKGDPVLAIQPSQDWEGINDAWQWNEGPFVIKHEGKYYMMYSANCYASPDYSIGYAVAETPLGPWIKYSGNPILSKRMDKGISGPGHNSVTVSPDGSELFVVYHTHTYPDSPGGDRTVNIDRLYFEDGILKVKGPTRSPQPGPRSN is encoded by the coding sequence ATGAAAGATACCTATACAAATCCAGTTGGTGGGATAACCGGTATTGGTGATCCCTATGTCTTAAAACATGAATCACGGTATTATCTTTACGCTACTTCAGCAATTAACCGGGGCTTTAAGGTCTGGGAATCACCAAACCTGGTTGACTGGGAATTAAAGGGGTTGGCCCTGGATTCTTATTATGAAAAAAATGGCTGGGGAACAGAAGATTTCTGGGCCCCTGAGGTTATTTTTTATAATAATAAATTTTATATGACATATAGTGCCAGGGATAATGATGGTCATTTAAAGATAGCTCTTGCTAGTAGCAAAAGTCCTCTGGGCCCTTTTAAAAATATTAAAGCTCCTCTTTTTGACCGTGGCTTATCCTTCATAGACGCCCATATATTTATAGATCAAGATGGCACCCCGTACATTTATTACGTCAAGGATTGTTCTGAAAATATTATCAATGGTATTCATATAAGTCAAATTTATGTACAGGAAATGAGCCAGGACCTTCTCGAATTAAAAGGTGACCCGGTTTTAGCAATTCAACCAAGTCAGGACTGGGAGGGGATAAATGATGCCTGGCAGTGGAATGAAGGCCCCTTTGTCATTAAACATGAAGGTAAGTACTATATGATGTATTCAGCTAATTGTTACGCATCCCCGGATTATTCGATTGGTTATGCTGTGGCAGAAACCCCCTTGGGTCCCTGGATAAAATATAGTGGTAACCCCATATTATCGAAAAGGATGGACAAAGGCATTTCAGGGCCAGGCCATAACAGCGTAACCGTATCACCAGACGGCAGTGAATTATTTGTTGTATATCACACCCATACCTATCCCGATTCACCGGGTGGGGATAGGACGGTTAACATTGACAGATTATATTTTGAAGATGGAATATTAAAAGTAAAAGGTCCAACAAGGTCACCACAACCAGGACCGCGGAGTAATTAA
- a CDS encoding glycoside hydrolase family 2 protein, which yields MGCIIKELNGLWNFTTDPEKIGEQNEWYINGFEGESVKVPGAWQTYNKEMVTYTGYAWYSREFNINEAIHEFKRFFLKFEAVDYVSDVWINGKYLGSHEGGYTPFDFEVTEHLKEGDNLIVVRVFDPDDNDEIPHGKQGSWYTRVSGIWQDVLLVGYDKTFIENVLITPDIDNKRAITQVKIKDRDRLVNPRIEFKIDPRVNGNKVEGSKTHTYKYFLDEQELYELEILDLYLWGPESPALYDMTVILKDGNSIIDSYQTYFGMRKIEYKNGMVYLNHKPLYIRGALDQAFWPKTIYRPESEELIKEEILKAKEMGFNLLRKHIKTEDPRYLYWADYLGMLIWEEPANYASWTPQARKRFKKEFTRMVKRDYNHPSIIAWSIYNEEWGLEWKLKENKDMQKWVEGFYEYARELDPTRLICDNSGWAHVKTDINDYHRYFAVPENHKEWQEDLDNYIIKKPGANYVDGYKYNGEPLIVSEFGMWGLPEISKIEEAYEELPEWYRGNSKLFSEDFKIPATLKENYKKYNLNKIFKSYDELCYLTQERQFRGVKSIIEEMRKRSEIAGYVVTELTDIEWETNGFLDYFRNPKFRNNCINHFNGQVILAININKHNFWSGEECSFTPIVINNSDKKIQGVFRWYLEESELKGIFPVKIPAYSNQRLDEIKFNFPGDWTGSRGVKLRVELEEEKEVVTSNYEELTVTNRREIKKTGKSLQVKGLSHEFKNKLKNNGFELKTNNSLVLTDNLTEEVLKEVRNGTRVVFLAENGNRIQDKGYINFTKLPGGESWDRAATFNFINTDIFDGIPLLKISGWELEDIYPDYKVKNLVDLNCTEIISGNFAGWLGDFGATTFVMNWGRGQVLVTTLKLISNYHTHPIASLLLNKLINYFQEHK from the coding sequence ATGGGATGTATTATTAAAGAATTAAATGGACTATGGAACTTTACGACAGACCCAGAAAAAATTGGAGAACAGAATGAATGGTATATTAACGGTTTTGAAGGTGAGTCCGTTAAGGTCCCCGGGGCCTGGCAAACTTACAATAAAGAGATGGTTACTTATACAGGCTATGCCTGGTACTCAAGGGAGTTTAATATAAATGAAGCCATCCACGAATTTAAGAGATTTTTCTTAAAGTTTGAAGCGGTAGATTATGTGTCTGATGTATGGATAAATGGTAAATACCTGGGTTCCCACGAGGGAGGGTATACCCCTTTCGATTTTGAAGTTACCGAGCACCTTAAAGAAGGGGATAATTTAATTGTGGTCAGGGTTTTTGATCCTGATGATAATGATGAGATTCCCCATGGCAAACAGGGAAGCTGGTATACAAGGGTAAGTGGTATCTGGCAGGATGTATTATTAGTTGGATATGACAAAACCTTTATTGAAAATGTTCTTATCACCCCTGATATTGATAATAAACGGGCTATAACCCAAGTTAAAATAAAAGATAGAGATAGGCTAGTCAACCCCAGAATAGAATTTAAAATAGACCCCAGGGTAAATGGTAATAAAGTAGAGGGAAGTAAAACACATACTTATAAGTATTTCCTGGATGAACAGGAGTTATATGAACTGGAAATTTTAGATTTATATTTATGGGGTCCAGAATCACCGGCCTTATACGACATGACAGTTATATTAAAGGATGGCAATAGTATAATTGACAGTTATCAAACTTACTTTGGAATGAGGAAAATAGAATATAAAAATGGGATGGTATATTTAAATCATAAACCATTATATATAAGAGGGGCCCTGGACCAGGCCTTCTGGCCTAAAACCATCTACCGACCGGAAAGTGAAGAGTTGATAAAAGAGGAGATATTAAAGGCTAAAGAGATGGGTTTTAACCTTTTAAGAAAACATATAAAGACAGAAGACCCCAGATATCTTTACTGGGCCGATTATCTTGGAATGTTAATTTGGGAAGAACCGGCTAACTATGCCAGCTGGACCCCGCAGGCAAGGAAGAGGTTTAAAAAGGAATTTACCAGAATGGTTAAAAGAGACTATAACCATCCTTCAATTATTGCCTGGAGTATATACAATGAAGAGTGGGGACTGGAATGGAAACTAAAAGAAAATAAGGATATGCAAAAGTGGGTTGAAGGTTTTTATGAATATGCCAGGGAGCTGGATCCTACCCGGTTAATCTGTGACAATTCAGGATGGGCCCATGTCAAAACAGATATAAATGATTACCACCGATATTTTGCTGTACCGGAAAATCATAAAGAATGGCAGGAAGATCTGGATAATTATATTATAAAAAAACCTGGAGCAAATTATGTTGACGGGTATAAATATAACGGAGAACCTTTAATTGTTTCCGAGTTTGGTATGTGGGGCTTACCGGAAATAAGTAAAATCGAAGAGGCATATGAGGAGTTGCCTGAATGGTACCGGGGTAATTCAAAATTATTTTCGGAGGACTTTAAAATACCTGCTACCCTGAAAGAAAATTATAAAAAATATAATCTTAATAAAATATTCAAAAGTTATGATGAGCTATGTTATTTAACCCAGGAGAGGCAATTTAGAGGGGTAAAGAGTATTATAGAGGAGATGAGAAAAAGAAGTGAGATTGCAGGATATGTAGTAACAGAACTGACAGATATTGAATGGGAAACTAACGGATTTCTGGATTACTTTAGAAATCCTAAATTTAGAAATAATTGTATTAACCATTTTAATGGCCAGGTGATTCTTGCTATTAATATAAATAAACATAACTTCTGGTCAGGTGAAGAATGCTCCTTTACTCCCATAGTTATAAACAATAGTGATAAAAAGATTCAGGGAGTTTTTAGATGGTATTTGGAAGAAAGCGAATTGAAGGGGATCTTTCCTGTTAAGATACCGGCTTATTCAAACCAGCGTCTTGATGAAATTAAATTTAACTTCCCTGGTGACTGGACAGGATCCAGAGGGGTTAAATTGAGGGTTGAGCTGGAAGAGGAAAAAGAGGTAGTTACTTCAAATTATGAAGAATTAACGGTAACCAATCGAAGAGAAATAAAGAAAACAGGGAAGTCATTACAGGTAAAGGGTTTATCTCATGAATTTAAAAATAAACTTAAGAACAATGGATTTGAATTGAAAACTAATAATTCCCTTGTACTTACTGATAATTTGACTGAAGAAGTACTAAAAGAAGTGCGTAATGGGACCCGGGTAGTTTTTCTGGCTGAAAATGGCAACAGGATTCAGGATAAGGGTTATATTAATTTTACCAAATTGCCTGGTGGCGAGAGCTGGGATAGGGCTGCTACCTTTAATTTCATAAATACAGATATTTTTGATGGTATTCCCCTTTTAAAAATTTCGGGTTGGGAACTTGAAGATATCTATCCAGATTACAAGGTCAAAAACCTGGTTGATTTAAATTGTACAGAAATAATAAGTGGTAATTTTGCCGGATGGTTAGGTGACTTTGGGGCAACTACCTTTGTTATGAACTGGGGCAGGGGTCAGGTATTAGTTACAACATTAAAATTAATTTCTAATTATCATACTCACCCTATTGCCAGTCTTTTATTAAATAAACTTATAAATTATTTTCAAGAACACAAATAA
- a CDS encoding family 1 glycosylhydrolase, whose product MSQDILRQSKKASDFRWITGIEDTFVGQVKPGKRRLDEYELTQHYIFWKEDIDLIKESGFEMTRYGIPWYRVNPADGVFDWSWTDQVLDYLVNVNNISPIIDLMHYGTPLWLDNEFINPNYPSKVASYAREFAARYKDIIYYTPLNEPYINAKFCGETGFWPPYLSGNSGFVQVMKNLCKGIIYTVREIKKVNPDSKMIHVEATGDYLTDDKSLKDRVKFEKERHFLMFDLITGRVNKNHYLYNYLKENGFTNEDFKWFQVNRITIDIMGLNYYPELSVNRVFKDNDDIKTGLIWGGAKGLEKVLKEYYKRYKRPVVITETSTNGTVNDRINWLKDSVGLVRDLRKEGIPLIGYTWWPLFDLVNWDYMEGHKPVEEYLEEMGLWSLEIQFNGVLKRVKTPVVEVFKQIAKGDKQEIVGDIALKK is encoded by the coding sequence ATGAGCCAAGACATTCTAAGACAAAGCAAGAAAGCATCAGATTTTCGTTGGATAACAGGTATTGAAGATACCTTTGTAGGTCAGGTCAAACCGGGGAAGAGGAGACTTGATGAATACGAATTGACCCAGCATTATATCTTCTGGAAAGAAGATATAGATTTAATTAAGGAATCGGGTTTTGAGATGACGAGATATGGTATACCGTGGTATCGGGTAAACCCTGCTGATGGTGTTTTTGATTGGAGCTGGACTGATCAGGTCCTGGACTATCTGGTAAATGTCAATAATATTAGCCCCATTATAGATTTAATGCATTACGGGACACCACTATGGTTAGATAATGAATTTATTAATCCTAATTACCCCAGTAAAGTAGCCAGTTATGCCAGGGAATTTGCTGCCCGGTATAAGGATATTATTTATTATACTCCACTAAATGAACCTTATATTAATGCTAAATTTTGTGGGGAAACGGGTTTCTGGCCCCCGTATTTAAGTGGTAACAGTGGTTTTGTTCAGGTTATGAAGAATTTATGTAAAGGAATTATCTACACAGTTAGAGAGATAAAGAAAGTAAATCCTGATTCCAAAATGATTCATGTAGAAGCAACCGGTGATTATTTAACAGATGATAAGTCTCTGAAAGATCGGGTTAAATTTGAAAAGGAAAGACATTTTTTAATGTTTGATTTAATAACAGGTAGAGTTAATAAAAATCACTATTTATATAATTATTTGAAAGAAAACGGGTTTACTAACGAGGATTTTAAATGGTTTCAAGTAAATCGGATAACCATTGATATAATGGGATTAAATTATTATCCTGAATTATCTGTTAACCGGGTATTTAAGGACAATGACGATATAAAGACCGGTTTAATCTGGGGTGGGGCTAAAGGGCTGGAAAAAGTATTAAAGGAATATTATAAAAGGTATAAAAGACCGGTAGTCATAACTGAAACAAGTACTAATGGTACAGTCAATGATAGAATAAACTGGTTGAAAGATTCAGTAGGGCTGGTCAGGGATTTAAGGAAAGAAGGGATTCCCTTGATCGGTTATACCTGGTGGCCACTTTTTGACCTGGTAAACTGGGATTATATGGAAGGTCATAAACCCGTTGAAGAATACCTTGAAGAAATGGGTCTATGGAGTCTTGAGATACAATTTAACGGGGTGTTAAAAAGGGTAAAAACCCCTGTGGTTGAAGTGTTTAAACAAATTGCTAAAGGAGATAAACAGGAGATTGTTGGAGATATTGCTTTGAAAAAATAG
- a CDS encoding carbohydrate ABC transporter permease, protein MTRTINKILIYFILLFFLVITLYPFIWMVLTSFKIESDIVSYPPTLIPRTFTLKSYLNIWKSIPFVRFFINTVIFAVGVTVISVFFDSMAAYAFARINFPGKKFLFILVLATLMVPFQVTLIPVFKILFNLGWLDTFLALIIPRASNAFGIFLLRQFFITIPGELEDAARIDGCSEFRIYWNIILPLSKPALTTLAIFHFMYNWNDFLWPLVMTSSSTMRTLPVGLALFMGEHVIEYGLLMAGATLALLPIVVAYLFAQRFFIKGIALTGLKG, encoded by the coding sequence ATGACCAGAACAATTAATAAAATCCTTATATATTTCATTTTACTGTTTTTTTTAGTTATTACTTTATACCCTTTTATATGGATGGTGTTAACTTCATTTAAAATAGAATCCGATATAGTGTCTTATCCTCCAACCCTGATTCCCAGGACATTTACTTTAAAATCTTACTTAAACATCTGGAAGAGCATCCCTTTTGTAAGGTTTTTTATCAACACTGTAATTTTCGCAGTGGGGGTTACAGTAATATCTGTATTTTTTGATTCTATGGCTGCATATGCTTTTGCCCGTATTAATTTTCCGGGAAAAAAGTTTTTATTTATACTGGTGTTGGCAACTCTAATGGTGCCTTTTCAGGTAACTTTAATACCTGTTTTTAAAATATTATTTAACCTGGGCTGGCTGGATACGTTTCTGGCGTTGATAATTCCAAGAGCCAGCAATGCCTTCGGTATATTTTTGCTTCGACAGTTCTTTATTACTATTCCCGGGGAACTGGAAGATGCTGCCAGGATAGACGGGTGTTCCGAATTCAGGATTTACTGGAACATCATATTACCCCTGTCAAAACCGGCATTAACAACACTGGCAATCTTCCATTTTATGTATAACTGGAATGATTTCTTATGGCCACTGGTTATGACAAGTAGTTCTACCATGAGGACCCTTCCGGTAGGACTGGCATTATTCATGGGGGAACATGTAATTGAATATGGATTATTAATGGCCGGGGCTACTCTGGCGTTATTACCTATTGTTGTTGCTTATCTGTTTGCCCAACGATTTTTTATAAAAGGTATAGCTTTAACAGGACTTAAGGGGTAG
- a CDS encoding carbohydrate ABC transporter permease has translation MIVFLFFIFFPIVDSFRLSFYEWSIISPEKTYLGLQNYNEMFSDWRFWNSLRNTAYYAIGYVPVGVSLSLILALLVNTKIKGRNFFRMTYFLPAIASMSVIAIIWTFLLDPDIGIISYYLKLFGLNTYAWLRSVKWAMPAVILVGIWKNMGFNMVIFLAGLQGISDMYYEAAEIDGANKWQQFIHITLPLLKPTMTFVVIMSVITSFQVFDQVYVMTKGGPLFSTETLVQYIYHLGFENFQMGYAATIAYTLFIIIIIVTIFQLKYFKMDLDN, from the coding sequence ATGATCGTATTTCTGTTTTTTATATTTTTCCCTATTGTGGATTCATTCAGGTTAAGTTTTTATGAGTGGAGTATAATCTCTCCGGAAAAAACATATCTGGGGCTACAGAATTATAATGAGATGTTTTCTGATTGGAGATTCTGGAATTCTCTGAGGAATACTGCCTATTATGCCATCGGTTATGTACCTGTTGGAGTATCTTTATCTTTGATATTAGCCCTCCTGGTCAATACAAAAATTAAAGGAAGAAACTTTTTCAGAATGACATATTTTTTACCGGCTATTGCTTCAATGTCAGTTATCGCAATAATATGGACTTTTTTGCTGGATCCTGATATCGGTATAATATCATATTATTTAAAGCTATTTGGACTTAATACCTACGCCTGGTTAAGAAGTGTTAAATGGGCCATGCCGGCTGTTATTCTGGTTGGTATATGGAAGAATATGGGGTTTAATATGGTTATATTTCTGGCTGGCCTCCAGGGTATAAGTGATATGTATTATGAAGCTGCCGAAATTGATGGGGCCAACAAATGGCAACAATTTATTCACATTACGCTGCCCCTGTTAAAACCAACAATGACTTTTGTAGTTATAATGTCTGTTATTACATCTTTTCAGGTGTTTGACCAGGTTTATGTTATGACAAAAGGTGGCCCTCTCTTTTCCACAGAAACATTAGTACAGTACATTTATCACCTTGGGTTTGAAAACTTTCAGATGGGGTATGCAGCAACCATTGCCTATACTCTATTTATAATAATAATTATAGTAACTATTTTCCAGCTTAAATACTTTAAAATGGATCTAGACAACTAG